One Ficedula albicollis isolate OC2 chromosome Z, FicAlb1.5, whole genome shotgun sequence DNA window includes the following coding sequences:
- the RPP25L gene encoding ribonuclease P protein subunit p25-like protein isoform X1, with product MAPPLAEMAAHCRMENYKKTKIVEKPCTPPFTDLPADIIEMKVKDGSKIRNLMGYAMGKMEQDSVRQILFTGSGKAVSKTITCVEIMKRRLKELHQITKVLFKQIEEIWEPIVPEAGLDALTVKRNIPAICVLLSKDALDPQEPGYQAPGSFDAFWTETLKAESQGQMKRKQGGGRGAGSTGKHPRSTRGMPGGP from the exons ATGGCACCTCCCTTGGCAGAGATGGCAGCT cactgcagaatgGAGAACTATAAGAAGACCAAAATTGTGGAGAAACCTTGTACTCCTCCTTTCACTGACCTGCCTGCTGATATTATTGAAATGAAGGTGAAGGATGGGAGCAAGATAAGGAATCTGATGGGTTATGCCATGGGCAAGATGGAGCAGGACTCGGTGAGGCAGATTCTTTTCACTGGCTCAGGCAAGGCCGTCAGCAAGACCATCACCTGTGTGGAAATCATGAAACGAAGGCTCAAGGAGCTGCACCAGATCACCAAAGTGCTCTTCAAACAGATAGAAGAAATCTGGGAACCCATTGTGCCTGAGGCCGGCCTCGATGCCTTGACAGTGAAGAGAAACATTCCTGCCATTTGTGTCCTACTGAGCAAAGATGCCCTGGATCCTCAGGAGCCGGGGTACCAGGCCCCAGGATCTTTCGATGCCTTCTGGACTGAGACACTGAAAGCAGAGTCGCAGGGGCAGATGAAGAGGAAGCAGGGTGGAGGCCGGGGAGCTGGCAGCACGGGGAAGCACCCTCGCTCCACCAGGGGAATGCCGGGGGggccctga
- the ENHO gene encoding adropin, whose protein sequence is MAAALSTGAIVAISFNCVIALLILILFLILCKACRTPSCPKKTPASDVDESRNEEKYLLQP, encoded by the coding sequence ATGGCGGCTGCTCTCTCCACCGGGGCGATCGTGGCAATTTCTTTTAACTGTGTCATCGCGTTgctcatcctcatcctcttcctcatcctctgcAAAGCCTGCAGGACCCCCTCATGTCCCAAGAAGACCCCGGCTTCTGATGTGGATGAGTCAAGGAATGAAGAGAAGtacctgctgcagccctga
- the RPP25L gene encoding ribonuclease P protein subunit p25-like protein isoform X2: MENYKKTKIVEKPCTPPFTDLPADIIEMKVKDGSKIRNLMGYAMGKMEQDSVRQILFTGSGKAVSKTITCVEIMKRRLKELHQITKVLFKQIEEIWEPIVPEAGLDALTVKRNIPAICVLLSKDALDPQEPGYQAPGSFDAFWTETLKAESQGQMKRKQGGGRGAGSTGKHPRSTRGMPGGP; the protein is encoded by the coding sequence atgGAGAACTATAAGAAGACCAAAATTGTGGAGAAACCTTGTACTCCTCCTTTCACTGACCTGCCTGCTGATATTATTGAAATGAAGGTGAAGGATGGGAGCAAGATAAGGAATCTGATGGGTTATGCCATGGGCAAGATGGAGCAGGACTCGGTGAGGCAGATTCTTTTCACTGGCTCAGGCAAGGCCGTCAGCAAGACCATCACCTGTGTGGAAATCATGAAACGAAGGCTCAAGGAGCTGCACCAGATCACCAAAGTGCTCTTCAAACAGATAGAAGAAATCTGGGAACCCATTGTGCCTGAGGCCGGCCTCGATGCCTTGACAGTGAAGAGAAACATTCCTGCCATTTGTGTCCTACTGAGCAAAGATGCCCTGGATCCTCAGGAGCCGGGGTACCAGGCCCCAGGATCTTTCGATGCCTTCTGGACTGAGACACTGAAAGCAGAGTCGCAGGGGCAGATGAAGAGGAAGCAGGGTGGAGGCCGGGGAGCTGGCAGCACGGGGAAGCACCCTCGCTCCACCAGGGGAATGCCGGGGGggccctga
- the DCTN3 gene encoding dynactin subunit 3, whose translation PPRVGLGGEGCGPRKVADELVKVQVALNNIAGKRERIKILFKKIEDVIKYLDPQYIDRMAVPDAMKLQFILAEEQAIPVRAALLEQVKNLQPILDSTSIQAVPDHAAKLQRLSQIHIQQQEKRHDLTDSVKTLLEDYNKMTLLLSKQFVQWNEILTRLEVAKQAKPVAE comes from the exons cccccgcgcgtCGGCCTCGGCGGCGAGGGCTGCGGGCCGCGGAAG gTGGCGGACGAGCTGGTGAAGGTGCAGGTGGCCCTGAACAATATCGCCGGCAAGAGGGAGAGGATCAAAATCCTGTTTAAGAAAA TTGAAGATGTAATAAAGTACCTTGACCCCCAGTACATTGACAGGATGGCTGTTCCAGACGCTATGAAGCTGCAGTTCATCTTGGCAG AGGAACAGGCTATTCCTGTCCGTGCAGCCCTTCTGGAGCAGGTGAAGAACCTCCAGCCTATCTTGGACAGCACCAGTATCCAAG CTGTTCCTGACCATGCAGCCAAACTGCAGCGGCTCTCACAGATCCACATACAGCAGCAG GAGAAGCGTCATGATCTCACTGACAGTGTCAAGACACTCCTTGAGGATTACAACAAAATG ACCCTGCTTCTCTCTAAGCAGTTTGTGCAGTGGAATGAAATCCTGACACGTCTGGAAGTGGCCAAGCAAGCAAAACCTGTGGCAGAGTGA